Part of the Dehalobacter sp. 12DCB1 genome is shown below.
AGCCGTAAAAACCAACAAAAAAGCATCCATAGCCCCATTGATGAACAGAATAATATCCAGGTAGACCATACCCGAAATCCTTTCTGCGCGAAGTTATTCTCATTAACAAATTATACCTCTGTGCCGTGAGAAATCCTGTCGCTTTAAGTGGGCTTGGAACGCGATTTTTTTGGCTAAGGGAATACAGATTATGATGGATATTTGGCGATTGTGGAAGGTTGATGATGCTCTATTTGCCATAGGCTTAAAATTATATTTTATGTTTCCCACAAGTGTATTACAAATAAAACAAATAATTATATTGTCTTGCTGCGGATTACCTGATCCAAAACTGTAAAGGTCTGAGGTCCCGCAATACCATCTTGGATAAGTCCATAATCCCTTTGGAAAGCGATCACAGCTTCCCTGGTCTTAGGCCCGAATACTCCATCAGCCATTCCCGGGTTATAGCCGAGTTCTTGAAGAATAGACTGCAATGTCGCAACTTCCGGACCCCGGGAACCTACTTTGAGAAATGCAGGTTCAAAAAGAGTTCTATTCAAAGCTGCTGTCGTTGCCGGACCTACAATTCCATCCTGTACCAACCCGTTATTTTGCTGAAAGGCAATTACTGTTGATTGGGTACGAGGACCAAAGATACCATCTGGAGTTCCTGGATTATAACCCAGTTCAATCAGAGCGATTTGCAGTTGTCTGACATCATTACCACGCATCCCTAGCCTGAGCGTTCTAGTTAGCCGAAGGCTCATTGAAGCTACCCCCTCGATGTTAATTTAATTATCCTTATATTTTCTAGTAAGTTCTGGGCATTATCGTTTTTATAAGCTTACCACCATCTTATGTTTTCTTAGGGTGACTATGTGAAAAAGACCTGCCCCAAAATTTCCAAGTGCTTGGAAGCTCTTCGGTTATCAAAAAAAATACATGGCGGTGCCGCAAAACTACAAAAAAGTAGTTATGCAACACCGCCTTCTTTTATCGTGAATGAAAAGCCAGCAAAATTTTAGGATCTCTGTTTAAAACCCCAGATTTGAAGTTTTGCTTTTCTTAACAGGCATAAAGACAGAGAGGAAGGATAGAACCAAGCATATAGCTCCGGCCGACAACAACGATGTCATTGGTTTAATCATATTGGTACCGGCAAAATAGAAGAAATCCCGCATCACCTCTACGCCAAAGCGTAAAGGCATCCAGGAATATAACCAAAACTTTGACGCAGAGGAAAGCATTTCATAAGGCAGAGAAATCATTGGCAGCCCAAAAAAGAATACCAGCATGACAAGTACAATTCCCTGAGCACCTAATCCATTTACCAGCATTGACTGCATTAGGAAAAAACTGAAGCTTATCAGTGTAAAATATAAACAGAACTCAAAACTGTTCGGAACCGTCATTTTCAATAAGCCGTTTCCAACAATCAAGATAACCAACGAAGCAATGAAGCAAAACGCAATGGCACAAACGATCTGTATTCCAATCGTAAGTGCCTTTTCCGTTTTTTTAGTTTGCTCAACTTTCTTTATCACAAAAAAGAGGAGTATGGATGATATTAAGCCGGTCATCCAAGCCAACATTGTGACAGAAACAGGTGCATTACCATTGGCACTGTGATCGGGAATAACGTTAACTTTGTCAATGGTAAAACTTACGAGCGTATTCTGCTGCAGATTTTGCATCATTTGCCTCTGCGCTTGCATTGCTGCGGCTTGGGCGGAAGCCGTCTGACTGGTTTGCTTTGACGGGCTTTGACCGATCTCCGGAGTTTGTTTAGTAGCGCTGGCTAGCTGAGCTGCTAGCTGTGTTCTTAATTTGTCATTGATACCCGTCTCCATTTTTCCCACAACCTGCGTCAAAATATTGGCAACGGTTTGACTCATTCCGTTGTTGACATATACCTCAACTTCACCAGGCGTCTGGTTTGCACTTGTGACAGACATCACCTTTTTACTAAAGTCCTTTGGAATAATCAGAGCACCATAATATTTCTGATCATTCATTGCATCCATCGCCTCACTTTTGTCAGTGAGAATCGTCCACTTAAAGGCTGAGTTGTCCTGGCCGCCGATTGATGTCATTACCGATTCTACTATTTTTTGCCCAAAATTTAATTCTACTCCGGACTGCAAGGCTACTCCCTCATCCTGCAAAACTAAAGCCATAGGCGCACCTTTCAATTCAGCATTAATCGTTGATCCTAAAAGTGCAATTGTTAGCACAGATGCAAATAGAATCATCACTGCTAATCCAATCCACAATATTTTTTGTTTTAAAATACCAACAATAATTTCCATCATCTCAACCCTTTCCCTATTTTCTTTTATAGGCTGTAGTCTTGGGCTATGTAATTCACCCACACCGCTATTGAAATCAACACAGTGTTGATTTATCATAAAAATACCATAGAAGGTTACCGTGATCAATCAACAGATCATTTGGAAATGTTTATATTTCCACGTATCTCCCTAATTGTTACATAGGAGTGATTTTTATGACGAGAATCGCTGGACCAAAAAAGTCCATTCAGACAAAACGCATTTTCATGGATGCTTTCATTGCGTTAAATCATGATAAAATGATTGATAAAATGAGTATTAAAGAGCTTTGCAATCGAGTCGGGTTAAATAGGGGAACATTCTATCTTCATTTCCAGGATATTTATGATTTACGTGAGCAAATTGAAAACGAGTTGCTGAATGGTATGAAAGAAATTTTTCTTGAGTTTAGTAAAGATATCATTATAATAAGAGACCCTCATCTAGCAAGAAATGCCTTCAGCAGTATACTTGCCTATATCCAAAAGCATCACTTGTATTTTGAAGCCCTTCTCGGCCCAACCGGTGACATCTCGTTTATTAATAAAATCAAAGATAATGTGAAGCTTTTGCTCCTTGATAACTTATTATTACGCGATAAGGAAAAAAACATAAATAAAGACCATTACGAATTAATTTTAGAATATGGTCTATCGGCAAATGTCGGTATTGTCATATATTGGATAAAAAATGGTATGAAAATACCCATAGATGAACTGGTTACCTTATATAACGAACTAATGTTTAATGGCTTGGCTCAAGGTATTTTAACCCCCAATACTTCCTCCTGAATTCTGAAGGAAATATAATGGGTTATGAAGCACAAGGTAATCAATGACATGTACTATTTTTTTGAATTTTTATAGTTCAAACTTAGCTACGGTTCATATAATAATATGAACCGTGATCAGGCAAAAGATGAGAGGGGGCGAGGCCGCCGGCAAATCCTGATTGCCGTCAGCCCGCCCCCTCTCTTAATCTTTTATGCCGGTACTGCCTGCTTACGCTTGTGGAGGATCATAAAGGTCATTGTCCATTGTTTCGATGACCTTTATATCCTTTGTTAATTCGCTCATACATACTATACTTAGCTTGTCCAAAGGTTCTAAAAAAATCAGGAACGAACTCTAAGCGGTTTCTTGGGGGGCGGCCACTCTTTAATCGTCTCTGCCATGTATTCAATCAGCCGATTGGCCTCTTTTCTTTTTTCTTCTTTCAGGTTCGGATCGATATGCGCCAGATTGGTGAGCGCTGTCGTCAGATCGAAGAAGGTATCGGCGATTGTTTTGCAGCAAGTGTCGCATTTTTCTACATACTTGATGTGAGCGTCCGGGTCATGTTCGGTTTTAAGGTTGTGGGTAAAAGGGGCTGTTGTTGCAGGGGGGGCGTTACCGGCAGAGGAGGCATTGTTGGCAGATTGCGCTTCTGCATTGACATTTTTCGGATTTGTTGGCCTTGATGCAGCCTTAGCCTGCTCATTCTTTAATTCGGAGATGGTGCTGTCGATCGTCTCCAGCCCTTTTTTAAGTGCTTGATTCTCCTGAAGAGCCTGGTCCTTTTCCTGAAGCGCCTGTTCCTTCGCCTGATTGGCCTGATCTCTGTCCTTCAGAGCCTGCTGCAGCTCCTGTTTCGTCATACTGCCGACGTTATTGTGCGCGATAAATTCCTCCCGCTCCTCTTCCGGTAAGCCCAGCAGGAGGAGGGCCTGGGTGTAAGTCAAAATCGACACTGGTGTCGATTTTGACCTGTCGGATCCGTCAGAAAATTTAGGCCCGTATTCTTCGTAGAGTTTGATCAGTCTTTCGGCAGTTTTCTGGGAATAGCTCACAGACTTTGCCAGCCACTTACCCCATTCCCCGTGTTTGACCAGATCCTTGGCTTCCAGCAAACGACGGCCGATTTCAATGGCGCTGGTAAGCAGGATTTTTTTGGTCTGGCAGGTTATCATATTTATTTCAGCCGCTATGACAAGCGGCGTGCGTTCGCCGGTCGAGTTATCCATGCCGCCCGCCCTTTCATTATGAGTCTAATTACAGCATATGCAGATGGGCTTCGGGTGGTGAGGGCTTGGCTTTTATTAAAAGATAGGTGTATGGCCTAATCAGCACTGTTCATGAGAAAGGGAACGTAACGAAAGCTTTAGTTTCGATGCGTCCCCTCATATGATCTTTATGCTGATTCCTTCAAATATTGCAGACTTGGAGTAAGCCCAGAGGTTTCAAAATGTTAGTGAGGCTGCGACAGCCCATGAAAGAGTTAAAGACAAAGCTAAAGACGCCCAAATGAGACGCCTTCAGCGTTGAATAGAACCAACTTTTATGATTAAAAGTTAGTGCTTATCTTTTATACTTCAGGAAATTCGGGATATCCACATGATCCTTGAAAGGATTGTAGTCATCCATTTTCACAGCTTCCTGCGGGTTCTTTAGTTTTTTGACAAAGTTGGACCGCTGGTCAAAGCCTGTGGCAATGACCGTTACCCGGACATCATCTTTTAGGTTTTCATCGATGACTGCACCGAAGATAATGTTAGCCTCCTGATCGGCTGCTTCGCCGACGATTTCGGAAGCTTCGTTGACTTCAAGCAGGGTCAGGTTCGGACCACCGGTGATATTCAGCAGGACACCCTTCGCCCCTTCAATCGAAGTCTCGAGCAGCGGGCTCGAAATCGCTTTGCGGGCAGCATCAACCGCTCTGTTTTCTCCGGAAGCCTGTCCAATTCCCATCAGGGCAGAACCAGTATCAGACATGATGGTCTTCACATCAGCAAAGTCGAGGTTGATGAGTCCCGGAATGGTGATCAAGTTGGATATGCCCTGAACACCCTGCAGTAGGATGTCATCAGCAATGCTGAAAGCTTCCTGGACCGTCGTATGTTTATCGACAACCTGCAAGAGTCTGTCATTTGGAATGGTAATCAGCGTATCAACCTTTTCCTTCAGTTCAAGGATCCCTCTTTCAGCCTGCATGGCTCTTTTGCGTCCCTCGAACGAGAAAGGCCTTGTAACAACGCCGACTGTCAAGGCTCCAATTTCCCTGGCGATCTCGGCAACAACGGGAGCGGCTCCCGTTCCTGTTCCACCACCCATACCGGCGGCAACAAAAACCATATCGGCACCGAGCAGCGCTTTGGCAATCTCGTCACGACTCTCTTCGGCCGCACTGTGACCGATCTCCGGATTAGCTCCTGCACCGAGTCCTTTGGTGAGTTTAATGCCGATTTGTATTTTTTCAGCTGCTCTGGACATTTGAAGCGCCTGAGCATCTGTATTCAGCCCGATGAACTCTACTCCTTTAAGACCAACGGAAATCATTCTGTTTACGGCATTGTTTCCGCCGCCGCCGACCCCAATTACCTTGATCCGTGCAAACTGCATCTCATCACTAATGAATTCGAGCATCTTTTCCCCTGCCTCTCCTTATTCTAGTCCTCATCTATTGGTTATGTTTTTCCGATGTAAACGGTTAATCGTCAACCCAACTATATGAGTTCGAGATGAGAAACTATTACTCCTCTTTTTCCGTCATAATATTTAAATTTTTTTCGTTCCAATCAGGTTTTATGATATCTATTAATGATATGCCGGCGAATAATACTGATGTTTTGGAATAATCTGGTGCCAAAGGCCACCACGGCAGCAAGATACAGGTCGACGCCTATTCTATCCCCGATAAATGCCAGCAGGCTGGCCATAATGATATTGACGATAAAACCGCTGAGGAAGATCGTACTGTCAAAATGATCTTCCTGATAGGATCTTATACCACCCATGACTGAGTCCAACGCGCCTAAAATCGCTACTGAAAAATATTTGGTATAGTCCACCGGAATACTAAACGGACTTATGAATCCAATTAATAGTCCAAGAATTAATCCGAAAACCGGTAGTAGCCACATAATCTATCCCCCGCTATCTTCCTAAAACAGGTTTCCCTGCCGTTAAATCAATATATTGAATTGCTTTTTCTACGGTTTTGTATTCTTCACTGTTTAACAATTCCTGAAGCAGCTTCAGCTTTTCGGTAAACTCGGTGTCAAATCCTATTTTCACTTCAATACCGGAGGTCAGATAAAGACTTATTTGCCCGTCCGTTGTGCTGTGAACCTCTCCAATCAGCGGCAGTAGTTCCGCAGGGGCTTGTCCCAGCAACAGAAGGGCCTTGTTTAGGTTCACATTGTCAATCTTTTGTCCAGGGCCGATTGTTTCAGGGACTTCGACTCCGGTCAGCACTGGATTGTCTTCCGCGGGCCAGGAATCATAAAATTTCAGAATGACGCCCTGCAGATCCACGACGACAACCCCGTCGCTGTTTAAGATCATTGCGGCCGGTACACGTTCCTGTACTTTGATCACCAGCGTTGCCGGAAGTTCCTTTTCTACCTGCGCCTGATCAATCAGCGGATGAAGCTTGACCTTCATCGCCAAGGCTTCTGTATCGGTTAGAAAAATATTCTCACCTTTTACGGTTCCCAAAAGCTGCAATACTTCATTCTCAGTGACATTGCTTAATCCTTCTGCCCTGACTTCCTCCACGTTAAAAAAATCCGATTTGGAAAACATATAAAGTCCTACAGCAATGAGACAGATCAAAGCCGCCGCATAGATCCAAAATGTATTTGATCTGGTGTGAGCCAAAATCTTCCTCTCCCGCTCTCGTTTTATCTATTTTACATTATCCGCCCGGCAAGGTGCAACATTATTGTTTGACGACCCGCTGTATTTTTGCTCCCAAAGCCCTGTATTTTCCCTCGAGATCTTCATAACCCCGGTCAATGTGATCGATTCTCTCCAAGACCGTGCCCTCTTCGGCAGCTAAAGCTGAGAGAAAGAGAGCTGCTCCGGCACGCAAATCAGTTGCTTCCACAAACGCACCTTCGAGGTTTGGCCTACCGGTAATAATTGCCGTTCTTCCCTCAACGGTAATCCTGGCTCCCATCCGTCTCAACTCAGCGACATGCTGGAAGCGGTTTTCAAAAATCGTCTCGGAGACAATGCTCGTTCCGTCAGCAATCGTTAGCATTGCCAGGAATTGCGGCTGCATATCGGTCGGGAATCCCGGGTAGACCAGCGTTTTTATTTCGAGCGCTTTAAACTGTCCATTTTGACGTACCCTGACGCTGTCTCCATAAGGAGTTACTTCAGCCCCTCCCTGGCGCAGTTTGGCAATAACGGGGCCGATATGTTCGGGAATCACGTTTTCCACTAGGATGTCTCCGCCTGTCATAACGGCGGCGACCATATGCGTCCCGGCTTCTATCCTGTCAGGGATGACAGTATGTTCTGTACTCTTAAGTTTCGCGACGCCGTCGATGCGCAGGACGTGAGTCCCGGCCCCTCTGATCCTGGCGCCCATTTTATTCAGCAGATTCTGCAGGTCAACGATTTCCGGTTCTCTGGCCGCATTGCGGATGATGGTTGTTCCTTCGGTCAAAACCGCAGCCATCATGATATTTTCCGTAGCCCCGACACTCGGTATATCCAGATAGATATCTCCGCCCCTGAGTTTCCCCGCTGTGGCCTCTATGTATCCATGTCTCTCTTCAACACGTACGCCGAGTTCCTGCAGTCCTTTAATATGTTGATCCATTGGACGTGTCCCAATCGCACAGCCGCCTGGTCTGGATATTTTAACCCTTCCGTTTCGTACGAGCATCGGGCCTAAAATCAAGTTGGATGCCCGCATTTTTCGCATTAGCGCATCATCGACAATGCAATCATTCAGTGAAGAGGAATCAATGGTCAGTTCATTTGAGCCGAATTGTGTTTTACAGCCAAGGCTTTTCAGAACTTCACCCATACAAAGAATATCTGTGAGATGAGGAATTCCCTGCAGCTCTGTTTTCCCATCGGCCAGAATGGCGGCTGCCATGAGCGGCAGTGATGCATTTTTTGCTCCGCTGGTCCGAATACTTCCCTCAAGTCTTTGT
Proteins encoded:
- a CDS encoding peptidoglycan-binding protein is translated as MSLRLTRTLRLGMRGNDVRQLQIALIELGYNPGTPDGIFGPRTQSTVIAFQQNNGLVQDGIVGPATTAALNRTLFEPAFLKVGSRGPEVATLQSILQELGYNPGMADGVFGPKTREAVIAFQRDYGLIQDGIAGPQTFTVLDQVIRSKTI
- a CDS encoding TetR/AcrR family transcriptional regulator is translated as MTRIAGPKKSIQTKRIFMDAFIALNHDKMIDKMSIKELCNRVGLNRGTFYLHFQDIYDLREQIENELLNGMKEIFLEFSKDIIIIRDPHLARNAFSSILAYIQKHHLYFEALLGPTGDISFINKIKDNVKLLLLDNLLLRDKEKNINKDHYELILEYGLSANVGIVIYWIKNGMKIPIDELVTLYNELMFNGLAQGILTPNTSS
- the ftsZ gene encoding cell division protein FtsZ, whose translation is MLEFISDEMQFARIKVIGVGGGGNNAVNRMISVGLKGVEFIGLNTDAQALQMSRAAEKIQIGIKLTKGLGAGANPEIGHSAAEESRDEIAKALLGADMVFVAAGMGGGTGTGAAPVVAEIAREIGALTVGVVTRPFSFEGRKRAMQAERGILELKEKVDTLITIPNDRLLQVVDKHTTVQEAFSIADDILLQGVQGISNLITIPGLINLDFADVKTIMSDTGSALMGIGQASGENRAVDAARKAISSPLLETSIEGAKGVLLNITGGPNLTLLEVNEASEIVGEAADQEANIIFGAVIDENLKDDVRVTVIATGFDQRSNFVKKLKNPQEAVKMDDYNPFKDHVDIPNFLKYKR
- a CDS encoding DUF3102 domain-containing protein, yielding MDNSTGERTPLVIAAEINMITCQTKKILLTSAIEIGRRLLEAKDLVKHGEWGKWLAKSVSYSQKTAERLIKLYEEYGPKFSDGSDRSKSTPVSILTYTQALLLLGLPEEEREEFIAHNNVGSMTKQELQQALKDRDQANQAKEQALQEKDQALQENQALKKGLETIDSTISELKNEQAKAASRPTNPKNVNAEAQSANNASSAGNAPPATTAPFTHNLKTEHDPDAHIKYVEKCDTCCKTIADTFFDLTTALTNLAHIDPNLKEEKRKEANRLIEYMAETIKEWPPPKKPLRVRS
- the murA gene encoding UDP-N-acetylglucosamine 1-carboxyvinyltransferase; translation: MTMDRYVITGKQRLEGSIRTSGAKNASLPLMAAAILADGKTELQGIPHLTDILCMGEVLKSLGCKTQFGSNELTIDSSSLNDCIVDDALMRKMRASNLILGPMLVRNGRVKISRPGGCAIGTRPMDQHIKGLQELGVRVEERHGYIEATAGKLRGGDIYLDIPSVGATENIMMAAVLTEGTTIIRNAAREPEIVDLQNLLNKMGARIRGAGTHVLRIDGVAKLKSTEHTVIPDRIEAGTHMVAAVMTGGDILVENVIPEHIGPVIAKLRQGGAEVTPYGDSVRVRQNGQFKALEIKTLVYPGFPTDMQPQFLAMLTIADGTSIVSETIFENRFQHVAELRRMGARITVEGRTAIITGRPNLEGAFVEATDLRAGAALFLSALAAEEGTVLERIDHIDRGYEDLEGKYRALGAKIQRVVKQ
- a CDS encoding FtsQ-type POTRA domain-containing protein, producing the protein MAHTRSNTFWIYAAALICLIAVGLYMFSKSDFFNVEEVRAEGLSNVTENEVLQLLGTVKGENIFLTDTEALAMKVKLHPLIDQAQVEKELPATLVIKVQERVPAAMILNSDGVVVVDLQGVILKFYDSWPAEDNPVLTGVEVPETIGPGQKIDNVNLNKALLLLGQAPAELLPLIGEVHSTTDGQISLYLTSGIEVKIGFDTEFTEKLKLLQELLNSEEYKTVEKAIQYIDLTAGKPVLGR
- a CDS encoding ABC transporter permease, which translates into the protein MMEIIVGILKQKILWIGLAVMILFASVLTIALLGSTINAELKGAPMALVLQDEGVALQSGVELNFGQKIVESVMTSIGGQDNSAFKWTILTDKSEAMDAMNDQKYYGALIIPKDFSKKVMSVTSANQTPGEVEVYVNNGMSQTVANILTQVVGKMETGINDKLRTQLAAQLASATKQTPEIGQSPSKQTSQTASAQAAAMQAQRQMMQNLQQNTLVSFTIDKVNVIPDHSANGNAPVSVTMLAWMTGLISSILLFFVIKKVEQTKKTEKALTIGIQIVCAIAFCFIASLVILIVGNGLLKMTVPNSFEFCLYFTLISFSFFLMQSMLVNGLGAQGIVLVMLVFFFGLPMISLPYEMLSSASKFWLYSWMPLRFGVEVMRDFFYFAGTNMIKPMTSLLSAGAICLVLSFLSVFMPVKKSKTSNLGF
- a CDS encoding small basic family protein, with product MWLLPVFGLILGLLIGFISPFSIPVDYTKYFSVAILGALDSVMGGIRSYQEDHFDSTIFLSGFIVNIIMASLLAFIGDRIGVDLYLAAVVAFGTRLFQNISIIRRHIINRYHKT